One Tepidimicrobium xylanilyticum DNA segment encodes these proteins:
- a CDS encoding cupin domain-containing protein — translation MIRRNKDYKVEIIEGLKGGKGYVTVVNFFEEEDFLGKGRLYGKSIIKPGYSIGYHTHVGDQEAYYILKGKALYNDNGEEMILEPGDLAICKDGESHSIESIGDEDLEYIMLILYN, via the coding sequence TTGATAAGGAGAAACAAAGATTATAAAGTAGAAATAATTGAAGGACTAAAAGGTGGAAAGGGATATGTAACTGTAGTCAACTTCTTTGAAGAGGAGGATTTTCTAGGCAAAGGAAGGTTATATGGAAAATCGATTATAAAACCTGGTTATTCCATAGGCTATCACACCCATGTAGGAGATCAGGAGGCATATTATATTCTAAAGGGAAAAGCTTTATACAATGATAATGGGGAAGAGATGATATTAGAACCTGGGGATCTTGCCATATGTAAAGATGGAGAATCCCATTCAATAGAATCTATTGGCGATGAAGATTTAGAATATATCATGCTTATACTCTATAATTAA
- a CDS encoding helix-turn-helix domain-containing protein yields the protein MKIGIVGTIEPIDKILKVIDMYYSNVDPIIYTINRVSEVHDIIHECMDLSNGILFTGAGVTSEVEKSINLTVPYETIQRDGSSIMKVFWSISQDGKIIDNMSIDFLEWELIYEIVDEFGLHVKNIYNKPFNPETPEVEYEDWHLSLYNKGKIDIIITAFGSIYSNLLSLNLPVYRLDLTVPLIKKSMDNLIHKIKNKEMEANQIGIQVIKFKNVMESNITEYQAMVMANAVEKELIVYAKEVQGSILKLDNHHFMICSTKRTLENSQNLNFYHNIVNRLKKNNIEIFSGMGFGLTGWHAERNSKYALSMAEKENNGTLYIVDHDMKVRGPVKQDYERSYKLIITDDKLNKISKEIGISPTYLSKLLSVTKDSNNKYFCSETLANYLNISVRSARRLISKLEESGYGEIVTTAITKGTGRPKKIIKLKNII from the coding sequence TTGAAGATCGGGATAGTAGGCACCATTGAACCAATAGATAAGATTCTGAAAGTCATTGATATGTATTACTCTAATGTTGATCCAATTATCTATACTATAAATCGGGTTAGTGAAGTACATGATATTATACATGAATGCATGGACTTAAGTAATGGTATCCTGTTTACAGGGGCAGGAGTGACATCAGAAGTTGAAAAATCAATAAACTTAACTGTTCCCTATGAAACCATACAAAGGGACGGCAGCAGCATAATGAAAGTCTTTTGGAGCATAAGCCAGGATGGCAAAATTATTGACAATATGAGTATAGATTTTTTAGAATGGGAATTGATATACGAGATTGTAGATGAGTTTGGTTTACATGTGAAAAATATTTATAATAAGCCTTTTAATCCTGAAACTCCTGAAGTAGAGTATGAAGACTGGCATCTATCTTTGTATAATAAGGGTAAAATTGATATAATTATTACAGCTTTTGGCTCCATTTATAGTAATTTATTATCTCTTAATCTGCCTGTTTATAGACTAGATTTAACTGTACCTCTTATTAAAAAATCAATGGACAACCTCATACATAAAATAAAGAACAAAGAAATGGAAGCCAATCAAATAGGCATTCAAGTAATCAAATTTAAAAATGTTATGGAATCCAATATAACAGAATATCAAGCTATGGTGATGGCTAATGCTGTAGAGAAAGAGTTGATTGTCTATGCAAAAGAGGTACAGGGAAGCATTCTGAAACTGGACAATCACCATTTTATGATCTGCAGCACAAAAAGAACTCTCGAAAATAGTCAGAATTTAAATTTTTATCATAATATAGTAAATAGATTGAAAAAGAATAATATTGAGATTTTTTCTGGTATGGGATTTGGGTTGACTGGTTGGCATGCGGAGCGAAATTCTAAATATGCATTGAGTATGGCAGAAAAGGAAAACAATGGAACCCTATACATAGTTGACCATGATATGAAAGTAAGAGGTCCCGTAAAGCAGGATTATGAAAGATCTTATAAATTGATAATAACAGATGACAAATTAAACAAAATTTCCAAAGAGATAGGCATTAGTCCCACCTATTTATCAAAATTACTTTCAGTAACAAAAGATTCCAATAATAAGTATTTTTGCTCTGAAACCTTGGCAAATTATTTAAATATCTCCGTAAGAAGTGCAAGGCGTTTAATATCTAAATTGGAAGAGTCAGGATATGGAGAAATTGTTACTACTGCCATTACCAAGGGCACAGGAAGGCCTAAGAAAATAATCAAATTAAAAAATATTATCTGA
- a CDS encoding M20 metallopeptidase family protein, with protein MVKTDYIKSKAIEIKNWVIEIRRDFHQHPELGFEEYRTRDKVIEYLNEMSIENKIVAKTGVMGIIRGKRKGKTVALRADIDALPMEDKKEVPYKSKVKGKMHACGHDAHTAILLGASRILKDLEDEIKGNIKLFFQPAEETIGGALPMIEEGVLEDPYVDGVFGLHVDNSIEAGQIGIRYGQMKAASDEIKVNIYGKNSHGAYPQDGVDAIAVAGQVLNALQMVVSRNVDPRTSAVLTIGTIKGGCAGNIIADKVEMEGIVRTLKAESRTLVIDKIRDIVEQIPKSLGGRGEMIRQESYPPLINDDYMVDIIKSNGLELLEEDSVYEIPYPSFGVEDFSYFAANRPSAFFQLGSGNREKGIIYGGHTPYFDIDEECLIIGVLLQVKNALEFLNTME; from the coding sequence ATGGTAAAAACAGATTATATAAAGTCGAAAGCAATAGAAATAAAAAATTGGGTGATAGAAATAAGGAGGGATTTTCATCAGCATCCAGAACTAGGTTTTGAAGAATACAGGACTAGGGACAAAGTAATTGAATACTTGAATGAGATGAGCATTGAAAATAAGATAGTGGCAAAAACGGGAGTAATGGGGATAATTAGGGGTAAAAGGAAAGGGAAAACTGTAGCCTTAAGGGCTGATATAGATGCACTACCCATGGAGGATAAAAAGGAGGTTCCCTATAAATCTAAGGTAAAGGGCAAGATGCATGCATGTGGTCACGACGCTCATACTGCTATTCTATTAGGGGCTAGCAGGATATTGAAGGATCTGGAGGATGAAATAAAAGGAAACATAAAACTGTTTTTTCAACCAGCAGAGGAAACCATCGGAGGTGCCTTACCCATGATAGAAGAAGGCGTATTGGAAGACCCCTATGTAGATGGAGTATTTGGTCTTCACGTAGATAATAGCATTGAAGCGGGACAGATTGGCATTAGGTATGGTCAAATGAAAGCTGCTTCTGATGAGATTAAGGTAAACATATATGGGAAAAATAGTCATGGAGCCTATCCTCAAGATGGAGTAGATGCTATCGCAGTAGCTGGTCAAGTATTAAACGCTTTGCAGATGGTAGTAAGTAGAAATGTAGACCCTAGAACTTCTGCAGTACTCACAATAGGTACTATTAAAGGAGGCTGTGCAGGAAATATAATAGCAGATAAGGTGGAAATGGAAGGCATAGTAAGAACTTTAAAGGCAGAATCAAGGACGTTAGTAATAGATAAAATAAGGGATATAGTTGAACAAATTCCCAAATCCTTAGGAGGAAGAGGAGAAATGATTAGGCAAGAAAGCTATCCACCTTTGATAAATGATGATTATATGGTAGATATTATAAAGAGTAATGGATTGGAGTTATTAGAGGAAGATAGTGTATATGAAATACCTTACCCAAGCTTTGGAGTAGAAGATTTCTCTTATTTTGCAGCTAATAGACCTTCCGCTTTTTTCCAATTAGGCTCTGGAAATAGAGAAAAAGGTATAATTTATGGGGGACATACACCTTATTTTGATATAGATGAAGAATGCTTGATTATTGGTGTTTTATTGCAAGTAAAAAATGCTTTAGAATTTTTGAATACAATGGAATAG
- a CDS encoding phospho-sugar mutase, with product MDFLEKYNYWINSEYFDEETKKELESIKDDKGEIEDRFHKDLTFGTAGLRGKIGAGTNRMNRYTVSLATQGLANTIKKRGKEAMERGVAIAYDVRHFSKEFSKIAARVLAANGIKVYLFDDIRPTPLLSYTIRELNTISGIVITASHNPKDYNGYKVYWEEGSQILDDVAVEILNNINDIGDFSNINIIDFEEGIGRGLIQYIGKEIDDKYVEEIKGLRISDDIDRGIRIVYTPLNGTGNELVRRVLRERGFTQVYVVKEQEKPDPDFTTVGYPNPEDVKAFEYAKNYGKEKDADILIATDPDCDRVACMVKNHEGEYVFLNGNQTGALLVDYILSNRAEKGDVPGNGAIVKSIVTGDLSKTIAEDYNITTIETLTGFKHICGKANEFDRTKEHTFIFGYEESIGYVYSTIVRDKDGVISSMLIAEMAAYYKKKGITLLERVEELYEKYGYYLDKLISLVLEGVEGQERIKRIMNSFRSFPITTIEDMKLIKTIDYLKDQTGNPKSDVLKYLFDDGSWYAIRPSGTEPKIKIYIYSKGKNRELAEHKIKCIEKATIERIESIK from the coding sequence ATGGATTTTTTAGAGAAATACAATTATTGGATAAACAGTGAATATTTTGATGAAGAAACTAAAAAGGAGCTGGAATCCATTAAGGATGATAAAGGAGAGATAGAGGATAGGTTTCATAAGGATTTAACCTTTGGAACGGCTGGATTAAGAGGGAAAATTGGGGCAGGTACTAATAGAATGAACCGATATACCGTATCTTTAGCCACTCAAGGGTTGGCTAATACCATAAAAAAAAGAGGGAAAGAAGCCATGGAAAGAGGAGTGGCTATAGCCTATGATGTAAGGCATTTTTCAAAGGAGTTTTCAAAAATAGCTGCTAGAGTGCTAGCAGCTAACGGTATAAAAGTATATTTATTTGATGATATAAGACCTACTCCTTTATTATCGTATACTATTAGAGAATTAAATACCATCTCGGGAATTGTAATTACTGCCAGCCATAATCCTAAGGATTATAACGGTTATAAGGTTTATTGGGAAGAAGGTTCTCAGATACTAGATGATGTAGCTGTAGAGATATTGAACAATATCAATGATATAGGGGATTTTTCCAATATTAACATAATAGATTTTGAAGAAGGTATAGGTAGAGGGCTTATTCAATACATTGGAAAGGAAATAGATGATAAGTATGTGGAAGAAATTAAAGGATTGAGAATCAGTGATGATATAGATAGAGGGATTAGAATAGTTTATACTCCATTAAATGGTACTGGCAATGAATTGGTTAGAAGAGTTCTAAGGGAAAGGGGTTTCACTCAAGTATATGTGGTAAAGGAACAAGAAAAGCCAGATCCAGATTTTACTACTGTAGGATATCCAAATCCTGAAGACGTTAAAGCCTTTGAATACGCTAAAAATTATGGGAAGGAAAAGGACGCAGATATTTTAATTGCAACGGATCCAGACTGTGATAGGGTAGCTTGTATGGTTAAGAACCATGAAGGAGAATATGTCTTTTTAAATGGGAATCAAACTGGAGCGTTATTGGTAGATTATATATTATCTAATAGAGCAGAAAAAGGGGATGTCCCAGGAAACGGGGCAATAGTAAAAAGCATAGTAACGGGAGATCTAAGCAAAACTATTGCTGAAGATTATAACATAACTACCATAGAAACCCTTACTGGTTTTAAACATATTTGCGGAAAGGCCAATGAATTTGATAGGACGAAGGAGCATACTTTTATATTTGGATATGAAGAAAGTATAGGTTATGTGTATAGCACTATTGTTAGAGATAAGGATGGAGTCATATCTTCTATGTTAATAGCTGAGATGGCTGCTTATTATAAGAAAAAGGGCATTACCCTATTGGAGAGGGTGGAAGAACTATATGAAAAATACGGATACTATTTGGATAAATTAATTTCCCTAGTGTTAGAGGGAGTTGAAGGGCAAGAGAGGATTAAGAGGATTATGAATTCCTTTAGAAGTTTTCCTATTACTACTATTGAAGATATGAAATTGATAAAAACTATAGACTATTTGAAGGATCAAACTGGCAATCCTAAATCCGATGTATTGAAATATTTATTTGATGATGGCTCCTGGTATGCCATTAGGCCTTCTGGAACAGAACCTAAAATAAAGATATATATTTACTCAAAGGGAAAAAATAGGGAATTGGCTGAACACAAAATAAAGTGTATTGAGAAAGCAACAATAGAAAGAATAGAATCGATTAAATGA
- the pepT gene encoding peptidase T has product MSAVVERFLRYVKIDTASDDRSKTVPSTKTQLEFAKMLGKELEELGLSDVIVDENGYVMATLPSNIDKEVPTIGFIAHMDTIPDMPGKDVKPKVVENYDGKDIVLNEEKNIVLSVEDFPHIKNYIGETIITTDGTTLLGADNKAGIAEIIAAVEYLIKNPDIPHGTIKIAFTPDEEIGRGADHFDVARFNADFAYTVDGGPIGEINYENFNAAAAKITIRGTNIHPGTAKNMMINSILVGMELNSMLPVNERPEFTEGYEGFYHITRFKGTVEITEIEYIIRDHDKNKFNKKKEDLEEIVKFLNRRYGDIITLKIEDTYYNMKEKIEPNIRIIELAKKAMEDLGIKPIIVPIRGGTDGAMLSYKGLLCPNIFTGGHNYHGKYEYIPVVAMEKAVQVILKIIELNVKENI; this is encoded by the coding sequence GTGTCGGCTGTTGTGGAAAGGTTTTTAAGATATGTAAAAATTGACACAGCATCAGATGACAGGTCCAAAACTGTGCCAAGTACCAAAACTCAGTTGGAATTTGCTAAAATGCTTGGCAAAGAATTGGAAGAACTAGGTCTATCAGATGTAATCGTTGATGAAAATGGTTATGTTATGGCAACCTTACCCTCTAATATTGATAAAGAGGTACCGACCATTGGTTTTATTGCCCATATGGATACTATACCTGATATGCCCGGCAAAGATGTAAAACCAAAAGTAGTAGAAAATTACGATGGTAAAGACATTGTACTCAATGAGGAGAAAAATATAGTGTTATCAGTGGAAGATTTTCCACATATAAAAAATTATATAGGTGAAACCATAATTACCACTGATGGTACTACCTTACTTGGAGCTGATAACAAAGCTGGGATAGCTGAAATAATAGCTGCAGTAGAATATTTAATAAAAAATCCAGACATACCTCATGGAACCATTAAGATAGCGTTTACCCCAGATGAGGAAATAGGTAGAGGAGCAGATCATTTTGACGTTGCAAGGTTTAATGCAGATTTTGCTTATACTGTAGACGGCGGTCCTATTGGTGAGATAAATTATGAAAACTTTAATGCGGCTGCAGCAAAGATCACTATAAGAGGTACCAATATCCATCCGGGGACAGCCAAAAATATGATGATTAATTCTATACTTGTTGGTATGGAATTAAATAGTATGCTTCCTGTAAATGAAAGACCAGAATTTACTGAAGGATATGAGGGATTCTATCATATAACTAGATTTAAAGGGACTGTAGAAATAACAGAAATTGAGTATATAATAAGAGACCACGATAAGAACAAGTTTAATAAGAAAAAAGAGGACTTGGAAGAAATAGTTAAGTTTTTAAATAGAAGGTATGGAGATATAATCACACTAAAAATTGAGGATACCTATTACAACATGAAGGAAAAGATCGAACCAAACATCAGAATTATTGAGCTGGCAAAGAAAGCAATGGAAGATTTAGGCATCAAACCTATAATTGTTCCTATAAGAGGAGGAACAGATGGAGCAATGCTTTCCTATAAAGGATTACTTTGTCCTAATATTTTTACAGGTGGACACAACTACCATGGGAAATATGAGTATATTCCCGTAGTTGCTATGGAAAAAGCTGTACAAGTAATATTAAAGATAATTGAATTAAATGTAAAAGAAAATATATAA
- the allC gene encoding allantoate deiminase, with amino-acid sequence MISIEDINLEKEIVHYIDWLSSFGKNGNGGITRLLYTDEWKEAQDGLKNLMEELGFDTYYDKVGNLFGRLKGSHYIDETILTGSHIDTVVNGGKLDGQLGIIGGIIALKYLKDNFGQPLRNIEVVSMAEEEGSRFPFAFWGSKNIIGGATKEMVENLKDANGLSFVEEMYRLGFDFNDDDYKGREDLKAFVELHIEQGGVLEIEKKSIGVVHHIVGQRRFTIKVKGEANHAGTTPMGYRKDALYGSSKMIRSIIDKAVEYGDPLVATVGRLEVKPNTVNVVPGEVVFSLDIRHICKETIIEFTNEVEKIINYISSKMGLEIEIEKWMDCDPIAMDEELVNSIKNKCEKEGLNYKLMHSGAGHDSQIFAKVIPTAMIFVPSHKGISHSPEEFTAPKDLVEGVKALIEILKDLAY; translated from the coding sequence ATGATTTCAATAGAGGATATAAATCTAGAAAAAGAAATAGTACATTATATAGATTGGTTAAGCAGTTTTGGTAAAAATGGAAATGGTGGAATTACAAGATTATTATACACAGATGAATGGAAAGAAGCTCAAGATGGTTTAAAGAATTTGATGGAAGAGCTAGGTTTCGATACATATTATGACAAGGTAGGAAACCTATTTGGAAGATTAAAAGGTAGTCATTATATCGATGAAACTATATTAACTGGCTCCCATATAGATACAGTGGTTAATGGTGGGAAATTGGATGGGCAACTTGGTATAATCGGAGGTATAATTGCTCTAAAATATTTAAAAGACAACTTTGGACAACCACTAAGAAATATAGAAGTTGTATCCATGGCAGAGGAAGAAGGAAGTCGATTTCCATTTGCATTTTGGGGTTCTAAGAATATAATTGGCGGTGCTACTAAAGAAATGGTTGAGAACTTAAAAGATGCTAATGGTTTAAGTTTCGTTGAAGAAATGTATAGATTAGGTTTCGACTTTAATGACGATGACTATAAGGGAAGGGAGGATTTGAAAGCTTTTGTTGAACTCCATATTGAACAAGGTGGCGTTTTAGAAATAGAGAAAAAATCAATAGGAGTGGTTCACCATATTGTAGGACAGAGAAGATTTACAATCAAGGTAAAGGGAGAGGCAAACCATGCAGGAACTACACCTATGGGATACAGGAAGGATGCCTTATATGGTTCTAGTAAAATGATTAGATCTATAATTGATAAGGCAGTAGAATATGGAGATCCTCTAGTAGCAACCGTAGGGCGTTTGGAAGTAAAACCTAATACTGTCAACGTAGTCCCGGGGGAAGTAGTATTTTCATTGGATATAAGACATATATGCAAAGAGACAATAATTGAGTTTACTAATGAAGTCGAAAAAATAATAAATTATATTAGTTCAAAAATGGGTTTAGAAATAGAGATTGAAAAATGGATGGACTGTGATCCTATTGCTATGGATGAGGAATTGGTAAATTCCATAAAAAATAAATGTGAAAAAGAGGGACTAAATTATAAATTAATGCATAGTGGAGCTGGACACGATTCTCAGATTTTTGCTAAGGTTATCCCCACAGCAATGATATTTGTACCAAGTCATAAAGGAATTAGTCATAGCCCAGAGGAATTTACTGCACCAAAGGACTTGGTAGAAGGAGTAAAAGCCTTAATAGAAATTCTTAAGGATTTAGCATATTAA
- a CDS encoding dicarboxylate/amino acid:cation symporter: MSPKGKKKVSLTTKIIMASVLGLIIGAIVGPWMEKIQFIGTIWIRLIQMSIVALVMTSVASAIGNIESASAGKMSFHTFKYIILFTLCSAFLGLGLSYLFKPGVGITLDAAVEATTNQLSDVSVIDTLVNFVPTNIFSAMSSGSTIQCIIFSLIFGIAAGGYARATGRNNVLLLIKDINGIIMRIIEMVMKLAPIGIFCLLAPVVGTTGFDVIFPMLKFLLALLVGDIIQFLIYCPLTAFRCGVNPLKMPKKYAKMSIMALTTTSSAVCLPTKMEDSVTKFGVSRRVADFTGPITMTMNSCGAVQCYVLAIMFMAQASGIALTNVEILTGVLLACMMCMGTIVVPGGSVVVYTFFATALGLPLESVAILIGIDWFAGALRTLMNVDVDVLVGMLVSKDLGEFDADVYNDKKEVKYVQYVEA, encoded by the coding sequence ATGTCACCGAAAGGAAAAAAGAAAGTTTCCTTAACTACTAAAATAATAATGGCAAGTGTTTTGGGGTTAATAATTGGAGCAATCGTAGGCCCTTGGATGGAAAAGATTCAATTTATTGGCACCATTTGGATCAGGCTTATTCAGATGTCAATCGTAGCTTTGGTGATGACTTCTGTTGCTAGTGCAATAGGAAATATTGAGAGTGCTAGTGCAGGTAAAATGAGTTTTCATACATTTAAATATATTATACTTTTTACCCTTTGTTCAGCCTTTTTAGGACTAGGCTTATCCTATTTATTTAAACCTGGGGTAGGAATTACACTTGATGCAGCAGTTGAAGCTACTACGAATCAATTATCTGATGTTTCAGTGATTGATACTTTAGTCAATTTTGTGCCAACCAACATATTTAGTGCTATGAGTAGTGGCTCTACCATACAATGCATTATATTTTCTCTAATATTTGGTATTGCAGCAGGAGGATATGCTAGAGCTACCGGAAGGAATAATGTTCTATTGCTTATTAAGGATATTAATGGGATTATTATGAGAATTATAGAGATGGTTATGAAATTAGCACCTATAGGAATATTTTGCTTGCTTGCCCCTGTTGTAGGAACAACTGGCTTTGATGTTATTTTCCCTATGCTTAAATTCCTTCTTGCACTTTTGGTAGGCGACATTATCCAGTTCTTAATATACTGTCCTTTAACAGCCTTTAGATGTGGGGTAAATCCTTTAAAGATGCCTAAGAAATATGCTAAAATGTCTATTATGGCACTTACTACTACTTCTAGTGCAGTATGTTTACCAACTAAGATGGAAGATTCAGTTACAAAATTTGGAGTAAGCCGTAGAGTAGCTGATTTTACTGGACCTATTACTATGACAATGAATAGCTGTGGTGCGGTTCAATGTTATGTTTTAGCTATTATGTTTATGGCTCAGGCTTCTGGCATTGCCCTTACAAATGTTGAAATTCTTACAGGTGTTTTGTTGGCATGTATGATGTGTATGGGAACAATTGTAGTTCCAGGTGGATCAGTTGTAGTATATACTTTCTTTGCAACTGCCCTAGGATTACCACTAGAGAGTGTTGCAATTCTTATTGGAATTGACTGGTTTGCAGGAGCTCTACGTACTTTAATGAATGTAGATGTTGATGTGTTGGTAGGCATGCTAGTATCTAAGGATTTAGGTGAGTTTGATGCAGATGTTTATAACGATAAGAAAGAAGTGAAGTATGTCCAATATGTTGAAGCATAG
- a CDS encoding pyridoxal-phosphate-dependent aminotransferase family protein, which yields MKNRKLVMIPGPTPVVRSIQDQMGRETVAFGDPDFVKDFKEVIGDLKDIFKTEGEAFVVAGTGTLAMEMGIANITKESYDVLVVSHGFFGDRYVELCQRKGLKVDVLKSEWGTIVPVEEIEKKLKEKNYKAITVTHVDTSTGICAPLAEIGEVVKKFEDTLLVVDGVCATAAEPEYLDEMGIDVLITGSQKAFGVAPGLAIVLAGPKALERRKSLGTIRDYYIDFEKWIPIMRDPAKYFGTPPVNLIWALKESLRIMKEEGIENRYKRHIRVARAMQAALEELGFTLLAEREHRAVTLSNVLYMDGIEDGEFRKVLAEEGVVVAGGLGAYAGKMFRLGHMGNIDFHDLVSTISAIERTLYRLGIKDVLGKGVGKLAEELLK from the coding sequence ATGAAAAATAGGAAACTGGTTATGATTCCAGGGCCAACACCTGTTGTCAGGTCTATACAAGACCAAATGGGAAGAGAAACAGTAGCTTTTGGAGATCCAGATTTTGTAAAAGATTTTAAGGAAGTAATAGGGGATTTAAAGGATATATTTAAAACGGAAGGAGAAGCCTTCGTTGTAGCTGGAACTGGAACCTTAGCTATGGAAATGGGAATAGCCAATATAACTAAAGAAAGCTATGATGTATTAGTAGTATCTCATGGATTTTTTGGTGATCGCTATGTAGAACTATGCCAAAGAAAGGGATTAAAGGTAGATGTGCTAAAATCTGAATGGGGAACTATTGTACCTGTTGAGGAAATAGAGAAAAAATTAAAGGAAAAGAATTATAAAGCTATAACCGTTACTCACGTAGATACCTCAACAGGAATATGTGCACCGCTGGCTGAAATAGGAGAAGTAGTTAAAAAGTTTGAAGACACTCTGTTAGTTGTAGATGGAGTATGTGCCACAGCAGCAGAGCCGGAATATCTAGATGAAATGGGTATAGATGTTTTAATTACCGGTTCCCAAAAAGCCTTTGGAGTAGCCCCAGGTTTGGCCATAGTACTAGCTGGCCCTAAAGCGTTAGAGAGGAGAAAATCTTTAGGCACCATTAGAGATTATTATATTGATTTTGAAAAATGGATTCCAATAATGAGGGACCCAGCCAAATACTTTGGTACACCACCAGTAAACTTAATATGGGCATTAAAAGAGTCTCTAAGGATTATGAAAGAAGAGGGAATTGAAAATAGATACAAAAGGCATATTAGAGTAGCAAGAGCTATGCAAGCAGCATTGGAAGAATTAGGATTTACCCTATTAGCTGAAAGAGAACATAGGGCGGTAACTCTTTCTAATGTATTGTATATGGATGGTATAGAAGATGGAGAGTTTAGAAAGGTATTAGCAGAGGAAGGTGTTGTAGTAGCAGGTGGACTAGGTGCATATGCTGGAAAGATGTTTAGGCTAGGGCATATGGGTAACATTGATTTTCATGATTTAGTATCTACTATTTCAGCTATTGAAAGAACACTTTATAGATTAGGGATTAAGGATGTCCTTGGCAAAGGCGTAGGCAAACTAGCAGAAGAATTATTGAAGTAG
- the allE gene encoding (S)-ureidoglycine aminohydrolase: MSYPKDLLSTRAIIEHGRYAIIPPEGLVNNKLPYFEKCTTSIIASPKLGASFVQYLMNMEPEGKTTKPFGGNGIETFVFVREGALDVIVDGTKYELSKGGYVYCPPQLSMLLENNSSSSAKLILYKQRYIPVEGIPEPWVVCNNINNLEANIYEGMEDVTLIDLLPTNMAFDMNMHILTFQPGGSHPFIETHVQEHGAYLLSGEGIYNLDNKWIPVKKGDFIWMGPFIQQATYAVGHEPLSYIYSKDCNRDPEI, encoded by the coding sequence ATGAGTTACCCCAAAGATTTATTAAGTACTAGAGCCATTATTGAACACGGCAGATATGCCATTATTCCCCCTGAAGGCTTAGTTAATAATAAATTGCCTTATTTTGAAAAATGTACTACAAGTATAATTGCTTCCCCAAAACTAGGGGCTAGTTTCGTTCAGTACCTAATGAACATGGAACCGGAAGGAAAAACCACCAAGCCCTTTGGTGGAAATGGTATAGAAACCTTCGTATTCGTAAGAGAAGGTGCTTTAGATGTAATAGTTGATGGAACAAAATACGAATTGAGTAAAGGTGGTTATGTTTACTGCCCACCCCAATTAAGCATGTTATTAGAAAACAATTCGAGTTCCAGTGCAAAGCTTATTTTATATAAACAAAGATATATTCCTGTGGAAGGAATTCCAGAGCCATGGGTTGTATGTAATAATATAAATAATTTAGAAGCAAATATTTATGAGGGGATGGAAGATGTAACCCTAATAGATTTGCTTCCAACGAATATGGCCTTCGATATGAATATGCATATATTGACATTTCAACCAGGAGGTTCTCATCCATTTATTGAAACGCACGTTCAAGAACATGGAGCTTATTTGCTTTCCGGAGAAGGAATTTATAACCTTGATAATAAATGGATTCCCGTTAAGAAGGGAGATTTCATTTGGATGGGACCCTTTATCCAGCAAGCTACATATGCAGTGGGCCATGAGCCCCTTTCTTATATCTATTCTAAAGATTGCAATAGAGACCCAGAAATATAA